From the Lathyrus oleraceus cultivar Zhongwan6 chromosome 4, CAAS_Psat_ZW6_1.0, whole genome shotgun sequence genome, one window contains:
- the LOC127074252 gene encoding (S)-ureidoglycine aminohydrolase, which translates to MPTIFLLFLISGVFRYSSAEQGFCSAPSALNTESKSKPLYSKVYESTLSPLDLQNLPGFTRSVYKRDHALISPESHVYGPLPEWINTLGSYVISPEMGSHFVMYLAKLKENSRSGLPLHDVERFIFVLHGAVTVTGAHSVSHVLKVDSYAYFPPNFEHSIESDAPAIIVIFERRHAQLANHVPEPLVNSTDKQPLLETPGEVFELRKLLPSSLAYDFNIHIMDFQPGEFLNVKEVHYNQHGLLLLEGEGIYRLGGSWYPVQAGDVIWMAPFVPQWYAALGKTPTRYLLYKDVNRSPL; encoded by the exons ATGCCGACTATCTTTCTCCTTTTCCTCATTTCAG GCGTGTTCAGGTATTCATCGGCCGAACAAGGGTTTTGCTCTGCACCTTCTGCGCTTAACACGGAATCAAAATCAAAGCCTCTTTATTCCAAAGTTTACGAATCCACTCTATCTCCTCTCGACCTTCAAA ATTTGCCTGGATTTACACGCAGTGTTTATAAGAGAGATCATGCTTTGATATCACCAGAAAGTCATGTTTATGGCCCATTGCCTGAATG GATCAATACATTGGGGTCATATGTAATTTCACCTGAAATGGGCTCACACTTTGTAATGTACCTAGCAAAGTTGAAAG AAAATTCAAGATCAGGACTACCTTTGCATGATGTAGAGAG ATTCATCTTTGTGCTCCACGGTGCTGTCACAGTCACCGGTGCTCATAGTGTGAGCCATGTACTAAAG GTGGATTCATATGCCTACTTTCCTCCTAATTTTGAACATTCAATTGAATCTGACGCTCCTGCTATTATTGTGATATTCGAACGAAG GCATGCTCAGCTGGCAAATCATGTCCCAGAGCCACTAGTTAATTCGACGGATAAGCAGCCACTCCTTGAAACTCCTGGGGAG GTTTTTGAACTACGAAAGCTACTTCCATCATCTTTGGCATATGACTTCAATATACAT ATAATGGATTTTCAGCCTGGAGAATTTCTTAATGTTAAG GAGGTCCATTATAACCAACACGGATTGCTGCTATTGGAAGGCGAAGGCATTTATCGTTTGGGTGGTAGTTG GTACCCAGTTCAGGCGGGTGATGTTATTTGGATGGCACCATTCGTCCCACAATG GTATGCTGCACTAGGGAAAACTCCAACACGATATCTTCTGTACAAAGACGTTAACAGAAGCCCGTTATAG